A stretch of the Gossypium hirsutum isolate 1008001.06 chromosome D07, Gossypium_hirsutum_v2.1, whole genome shotgun sequence genome encodes the following:
- the LOC121219172 gene encoding uncharacterized protein, with product MTGTEDRSRGGDQPPDLQMQAITRTLQRLLENALEPIHSRLDKIEGGGSQSVHNEHNDENDIEHSPRVNQRSGRTVDDNISNIKVAILSFQGRSDPDAYLTWESKVEHVFECYNYSEQKKVRLAAMEFVDYALVWWDQLLISRRRTGEGLVRTWEDMKRIMRRRFVPSHYHRDLFQKLQTLKQGNRSVEDYFKEMEMSMMRANIVEDREATMARFLAGLNSEIANIVEMQHYVELDDMVHMAIKIERQQRRKASTRGNTPFKSFSNPLYTHNNARKQAPQPPLRIREPGESSKPKPPITDNGRGKQPMVAPERSRDIQCFKCLSRGHVASQCPNWRVMLMREDGEIESDSEEDVHELSTKEDEENNLEVVESGQVMEIMVVKRSLNVQQVQDEQQRETIFHTRCKVQDKVYVVIIDSGSCTNVASSVMVDRLGLKTTKHLNLYKLQWLNDGGELKVTKQVVVPFLDLFDHVHALELRLYNMLHADM from the coding sequence ATGACAGGAACAGAAGATCGTAGTCGTGGTGGAGATCAACCACCAGATTTGCAAATGCAAGCTATTACTCGTACCTTGCAACGTCTATTAGAAAATGCATTAGAGCCTATACACTCTCGTTTGGACAAGATTGAAGGGGGTGGTTCACAATCTGTCCATAATGAACATAATGATGAAAATGACATTGAACATTCACCAAGGGTGAATCAACGATCAGGACGCACAGTTGATGATAATATTTCTAACATTAAAGTTGCCATACTTTCTTTTCAGGGACGTTCAGATCCAGATGCTTATCTGACATGGGAAAGCAAGGTTGAACACGTTTTTGAGTGTTATAACTACTCAGAACAGAAGAAAGTTCGACTAGCAGCTATGGAGTTTGTTGACTATGCACTGGTATGGTGGGACCAATTACTGATTAGTCGAAGACGTACAGGTGAAGGTCTAGTGAGAACATGGGAAGATATGAAGCGTATCATGCGGAGACGATTTGTTCCTTCTCACTATCATCGAGATTTATTTCAGAAATTACAAACCTTGAAACAGGGCAACAGGAGCGTTGAGGACTATTTCAAGGAGATGGAGATGTCCATGATGCGTGCAAACATAGTTGAGGACCGTGAGGCAACTATGGCTCGGTTTTTGGCAGGTTTAAATTCTGAAATAGCAAACATTGTTGAAATGCAACATTATGTTGAGTTGGATGACATGGTGCATATGGCGATCAAAATTGAGCGACAACAACGTAGAAAAGCTTCTACTCGAGGTAATACTCCATTTAAATCTTTTTCGAATCCTTTATATACCCATAACAATGCCAGGAAACAAGCACCACAACCGCCATTACGGATTCGAGAGCCAGGCGAATCCAGCAAACCAAAGCCTCCCATTACTGATAATGGACGTGGCAAACAACCAATGGTGGCACCAGAACGATCAAGAGATATTCAGTGCTTTAAGTGTCTTAGTAGAGGACATGTTGCTAGCCAGTGTCCTAATTGGAGGGTTATGTTGATGCGAGAAGATGGAGAGATCGAGTCAGATTCTGAGGAAGATGTACATGAACTTTCGActaaagaagatgaagagaatAACCTAGAAGTTGTTGAATCTGGTCAAGTTATGGAGATCATGGTTGTCAAACGTAGTTTGAATGTGCAACAGGTGCAAGACGAGCAACAACGTGAGACTATCTTTCACACACGATGCAAGGTTCAAGATAAGGTATATGTTGTGATTATTGATAGCGGTAGTTGTACTAATGTTGCTAGTTCAGTGATGGTTGACAGATTAGGTCTTAAGACGACAAAGCATCTGAATCTGTACAAGTTGCAGTGGTTGAATGATGGTGGAGAACTTAAAGTGACGAAACAAGTGGTTGTACCGTTTTTAGATTTATTCGATCATGTTCATGCCTTAGAACTTAGGCTTTATAACATGTTGCATGCTGATATGTGA